TGCTGGGATCACCACCGTGACAATCGCGATGGCATTTCGAGCCTACGGCGAACGAGAGGCCGGGCGGGTCGTTAGCGGCGGGTTTGCGATTGCTTCGATGATGACGATCGGCGCGGTGTTCGATGGAGAACTCGCCGAATTTCTGAGATTCATTTCGGGCATTGCCGGCGTCATCGCGACGGGCGGTGTGGTGACGTGGCATTTCTGGTCCGCCGGTGCCGGTGGCCAAGCCCCGGTAGCGATGATTGTTTTGGGCGTCGCCGTATTCGTCTCGCTCGCCTATTCCGTTTTGGTGCGACGAACGGGATGGTGGTACGTGGCCGGATTCCAAGCGGCGTGTCTTGCTGGACTTCTGGGAACGGCCGCGTATCGAAGTGGTTCCTTTCGCGGTGCAAACTTGCCAATCCAGTCCGGCTTGGCGTGTTTTGTTGTCGGAGTCACGATTACGTCGTTAAAGACGGGGGTTCATCACCGTCTGGGACGTTTGGACGGCGAAGAAGAGGGGCCACCGCTGTTCCTCAGTGGCTTCTGAAAATAGAATTGACCACAGGCGATTTAAGCGATCGCCGCAGTGAATCTTCGCGACGAGTTGTCGGCTGTGATTCGGTGAACGGCGATTCAATTGACTGCGGCGCCCCAACGAACCTAGGACGGAACCATCTTCAAGTTCATTCACACCGCGGACATCCACCTGGACAGTCCGCTTCGGGGCCTGGCAAGCGACGGGCCCGTCGACCAAATTCGCGGCACCGTGCGCGAGGCGCTGACAAGTTTGGCGGA
The Rubripirellula reticaptiva DNA segment above includes these coding regions:
- a CDS encoding metallophosphoesterase family protein codes for the protein MHTADIHLDSPLRGLASDGPVDQIRGTVREALTSLADLDEREKVNFVLAAGDIYDGTWNTADTGMYVFNVA